A stretch of the Vigna radiata var. radiata cultivar VC1973A chromosome 9, Vradiata_ver6, whole genome shotgun sequence genome encodes the following:
- the LOC106773301 gene encoding TMV resistance protein N-like: protein MEFASSSFLTSEPHFIHDVFINFGGEDIGRRFVSHLHSVLLQNQVKTFISQENLHEGMKLEEHMRAIGHTKITIIVFSKSYAESIWCLLELEKIIECDETFGQIVLPLFYEIDPSDVRHQKDDFGKALEEAAHKSYSGEQLEHALSKWSRALTTAARITGWDFRNFRHDAELVERIVSHVKTLLDYKDLSITQYPVGLESQVEDVIKCIENESSKVCMIGIWGMGGSGRTTLAKAIYNRIYREFIGKSFIENIGEVWDSKIERYVALQENLLSDVLKSKLEVKSVGIRRTMIQNGISRKKLLIVLDDVNEIGQLKSLCGSREWFGQGTVIILTTRDKHLLNQHLVDYVYQMDRLNENESLELFSWHAFRDAIPKKEWSELARNVIVYCRGLPLALQFLGSYLCDKTIEVWESVLRELQRNPPNELLNLLNMSFDGLRDTEKDIFLDVCCFFKGKEKDYVTEILNGCGLHADIGITLLIDRGLIKVERNNKLELHPLLRDMGRQIIHQECSKEPGKRSRLWLQDDVKDVLNENTGTEAIQGLSLKLHSRRRDGFEAHAFKKMKRLRLLQLDHVQLSGDFGNISEELRWICWRGFPYEHIPSNFHLQNAIAIDLKHSHLQLLWKQPPGFRAVKIP, encoded by the exons ATGGAGTTTGCATCTTCATCCTTCTTAACATCAGAACCCCATTTCATACACGATGTGTTCATCAACTTTGGTGGAGAAGACATCGGTAGAAGATTTGTTTCTCATCTACACTCTGTCCTTTTACAAAATCAAGTCAAAACTTTTATTAGCCAGGAGAATCTGCATGAGGGAATGAAGCTGGAAGAGCACATGAGGGCAATAGGGCACACTAAGATTACAATAATCGTTTTCTCCAAATCATACGCTGAATCTATCTGGTGTCTTCTTGAGCTTGAAAAAATCATTGAATGCGACGAAACATTTGGCCAAATAGTTCTACCCTTATTTTACGAGATTGACCCATCGGATGTACGTCATCAGAAGGATGATTTTGGAAAAGCTTTGGAAGAAGCTGCACACAAAAGTTATTCAGGAGAACAACTGGAACATGCGTTGTCCAAGTGGAGCCGTGCACTCACCACAGCTGCACGAATCACCGGTTGGGATTTCAGAAATTTCAG ACATGATGCTGAACTTGTGGAGCGAATTGTTAGCCACGTTAAGACATTACTGGACTATAAAGACTTGTCTATTACCCAATATCCTGTTGGATTAGAGTCCCAGGTGGAAGACGTGATTAAATGTATTGAAAATGAATCCAGCAAAGTGTGTATGATAGGAATATGGGGAATGGGAGGATCAGGTAGAACAACCCTAGCCAAAGCCATCTACAATCGAATTTATCGTGAATTCATTGGTAAGAGTTTTATTGAGAATATTGGTGAAGTTTGGGATTCAAAAATTGAAAGGTATGTTGCTTTGCAAGAAAATCTTCTTTCTGATGTCCTAAAATCCAAGTTGGAGGTGAAAAGCGTTGGGATAAGAAGAACTATGATCCAGAATGGAATTTCTCGGAAAAAGTTGCTCATTGTACTTGATGATGTCAATGAAATTGGCCAATTAAAAAGCCTATGTGGGAGTCGTGAATGGTTCGGTCAAGGAACTGTGATAATCCTTACTACTAGAGATAAACACTTGCTGAACCAACACTTAGTTGATTATGTTTATCAAATGGATCGTTTGAACGAAAATGAGTCACTTGAGCTTTTTAGTTGGCATGCATTTAGAGATGCAATACCAAAAAAAGAATGGAGTGAACTTGCAAGAAACGTCATTGTTTATTGTAGAGGACTACCACTAGCTCTTCAGTTCCTTGGTTCTTATTTATGTGATAAGACAATAGAAGTGTGGGAAAGTGTATTGAGAGAATTACAAAGAAATCCCCCGAATGAACTTCTGAACTTATTAAATATGAGTTTTGACGGTTTACGTGATACTGAAAAGGATATATTTCTTGATGTATGTTGTTTCTTTAAAGGCAAAGAAAAAGACTATGTGACAGAGATATTAAATGGGTGTGGACTACATGCTGATATTGGAATAACACTTCTCATAGATCGTGGCCTCATAAAAGTTGAAAGGAACAACAAACTTGAACTGCACCCTTTGTTACGAGACATGGGAAGACAAATTATTCATCAAGAATGCTCAAAGGAACCGGGGAAAAGAAGTCGATTGTGGTTGCAGGATGACGTAAAAGATGTATTGAACGAGAATACT GGGACAGAAGCTATCCAGGGATTGTCCTTGAAACTGCATTCAAGAAGAAGAGATGGCTTTGAAGCTCATGCTTTCAAGAAAATGAAGAGACTAAGATTGCTACAACTTGATCATGTACAACTTAGTGGAGATTTTGGGAACATTTCTGAAGAactgagatggatttgttggcGAGGGTTTCCATATGAACACATTCCAAGCAACTTTCATTTGCAAAATGCAATTGCAATAGATTTAAAGCACAGTCATCTTCAACTCCTCTGGAAACAACCCCCAG GTTTTAGAGCGGTTAAAATTCCTTAA